A region of Lycium barbarum isolate Lr01 chromosome 1, ASM1917538v2, whole genome shotgun sequence DNA encodes the following proteins:
- the LOC132609887 gene encoding uncharacterized protein LOC132609887 gives MNKSPSPDGYESGFFKASWSVVGQDICEAVLEFMRNGKMLKQLNATLIYLIPKVSNPTNASQFRPISCCNVLYKYISKLLCTRLSTVLPYLVSDNQATFVKGRSLVHNVLMCHDLLRHYNRKTSPKCLMKIDLRKSNDMVQWDFVQEMLEGYGFPPKFIQLVMTCVTTTSFFVKVNGESCGYFEGLTANSEKSSIYMAGMDDEMKEKLLTLTGFSLGSFSMKYLGLPLSPKK, from the exons atgAATAAGAGTCCTAGTCCAGATGGGTATGAGAGTGGGTTCTTTAAAGCAAGTTGGAGTGTGGTGGGACAAGATATCTGTGAAGCAGTTCTGGAGTTCATGAGAAATGGTAAAATGCTGAAGCAACTCAATGCAACCCTGATCTATCTTATCCCTAAGGTGAGTAACCCTACTAATGCAAGCCAGTTTAGACCTATTTCATGCTGTAATGTTTTGTACAAGTATATTTCCAAATTACTTTGTACTAGACTATCAACAGTTCTACCTTACCTAGTAAGTGATAACCAAGCAACATTTGTAAAGGGGAGATCCTTGGTGCATAATGTCCTCATGTGTCATGATTTACTCAGACACTATAATAGGAAGACATCACCTAAGTGCTTGATGAAGATAGATCTCAGGAAATCTAATGATATGGTACAATGGGACTTTGTGCAGGAAATGCTTGAGGGGTATGGGTTTCCTCCTAAGTTCATTCAACTGGTAATGACATGTGTGACCACTACTAGCTTTTTTGTTAAGGTGAATGGGGAGAGTTGTGGTTATTTTGAAG GACTGACTGCAAACTCTGAGAAATCAAGTATTTATATGGCTGGTATGGATGATGAGATGAAGGAAAAATTGCTAACTCTTACAGGATTTAGTCTAGGGTCATTTTCTATGAAGTATTTGGGATTGCCTCTATCACCTAAGAAGTGA